A genomic window from Micromonospora sp. WMMA1947 includes:
- a CDS encoding PPK2 family polyphosphate kinase encodes MSEVVGPEGGRMRELLRVGPGAVDLTAIDPRSTPGLPVAAGRGPARKEWARAQVELVGAELGRQQEMLYASAQGAAGPGSATSAPAQADARLDGDRPRRVLLVLQAMDCGGKDGTVKRVAGAMNPLGLHLRSFGPPTEEELRHDFLWRVRRALPPPGYVGVFNRSHYEDVLIARVEGLVDEATWRSRYAIINDFERELTEQAVTVVKVMLHISYAEQGERLMERLTDPAKFWKFNPSDLDTRARWDDYQAAYAEALERCGTDAAPWFVVPADRKWYRDWAVAHLMRETFDGLDLGYPPADFDVERERDRLRNQLSR; translated from the coding sequence ATGAGTGAGGTGGTGGGGCCCGAGGGCGGGCGGATGCGGGAACTGCTTCGGGTGGGGCCGGGAGCGGTGGACCTGACGGCGATCGACCCACGATCGACGCCGGGGCTGCCGGTGGCGGCCGGGCGCGGGCCGGCGCGCAAGGAGTGGGCGCGGGCCCAGGTCGAGCTGGTCGGCGCGGAACTGGGCCGGCAACAGGAGATGCTGTACGCCTCGGCGCAGGGCGCCGCCGGACCGGGCAGCGCCACCAGTGCGCCGGCCCAGGCGGACGCCCGGCTGGACGGCGACCGGCCGCGCCGGGTGCTGCTGGTGCTCCAGGCGATGGACTGCGGCGGCAAGGACGGCACCGTCAAGCGGGTGGCGGGCGCGATGAACCCGCTCGGGCTGCACCTCCGCTCGTTCGGGCCGCCGACCGAGGAGGAGTTGCGGCACGACTTCCTGTGGCGGGTACGCCGGGCGCTGCCGCCGCCCGGGTACGTGGGCGTGTTCAACCGCTCGCACTACGAGGACGTGCTCATCGCCCGGGTCGAAGGGCTGGTCGACGAGGCGACCTGGCGGTCCCGGTACGCGATCATCAACGACTTCGAGCGGGAACTGACCGAGCAGGCGGTCACAGTGGTGAAGGTCATGCTGCACATCTCGTACGCCGAGCAGGGCGAGCGGCTGATGGAGCGGCTCACCGACCCGGCGAAGTTCTGGAAGTTCAACCCGAGTGATCTGGACACTCGGGCACGTTGGGACGATTATCAGGCCGCGTACGCCGAGGCCCTGGAGCGTTGTGGCACGGACGCCGCGCCGTGGTTCGTGGTGCCGGCGGACCGCAAGTGGTACCGGGACTGGGCGGTCGCCCACCTGATGCGGGAGACGTTCGACGGCTTGGATCTGGGGTATCCGCCTGCCGATTTCGACGTCGAACGGGAGCGTGACCGGTTACGGAACCAACTCAGCCGGTGA
- the sigJ gene encoding RNA polymerase sigma factor SigJ: MEELAGEFEAERGRLLAVAQRMLGSRSEAEDAVQETWLRFSGALSDPEERAHVRDLRGWLVTTCSRICLDVLRSARVRREAYPGVWLPEPVVTAVPAADGFAPDPAERAVRADQLGTALLVVLERLTPEQRVAFVLHDVFAVPFADVADVLAVTPEAARQLASRARRAVHGPDVPRHSADLAEQRRVLAAFAAAVESGELEQLVRVLAPDVVSIGDAGGHFPAGRRPVVGVDSVARLLLGLYGQARQRGGLRGRPVLVDGTLGWQSEFFHRDGRPIRMVTSFAVHEGRVTGVFNQLNPAKVSELPPLGPDAVWPPRW, encoded by the coding sequence GTGGAGGAGCTTGCGGGGGAGTTCGAGGCGGAACGAGGGCGCCTGCTGGCGGTCGCCCAGCGGATGCTGGGGAGCCGCAGCGAGGCCGAGGACGCGGTGCAGGAGACCTGGCTGCGCTTCTCCGGCGCGCTGAGCGACCCGGAGGAGCGCGCCCACGTACGCGACCTGCGCGGCTGGCTCGTCACCACCTGCTCCCGGATCTGCCTGGACGTGCTCCGCTCCGCCCGGGTGCGCCGGGAGGCGTACCCGGGAGTGTGGCTCCCCGAGCCGGTGGTCACAGCGGTGCCGGCGGCGGACGGGTTCGCGCCCGACCCGGCCGAGCGGGCCGTGCGGGCCGATCAGCTCGGCACCGCGCTGCTGGTGGTACTGGAACGGCTGACGCCGGAGCAGCGGGTGGCGTTCGTGCTGCACGACGTGTTCGCGGTGCCATTCGCCGACGTGGCGGACGTGCTCGCGGTGACGCCGGAGGCGGCCCGTCAGCTGGCGTCGCGCGCCCGGCGGGCGGTGCACGGGCCGGACGTGCCCCGGCACAGCGCCGACCTCGCCGAGCAGCGGCGCGTGCTCGCCGCTTTCGCCGCCGCGGTGGAGTCGGGTGAGCTGGAGCAGCTGGTCCGCGTGCTCGCCCCGGACGTGGTGTCGATCGGCGACGCCGGCGGTCACTTCCCGGCCGGGCGCCGGCCGGTGGTCGGTGTCGACTCGGTCGCCCGCCTGCTCCTCGGCCTGTACGGCCAGGCCCGGCAGCGGGGTGGCCTGCGCGGGCGGCCGGTGCTGGTGGACGGGACGCTCGGCTGGCAGTCGGAGTTCTTCCACCGGGACGGGCGGCCCATCCGGATGGTCACCTCGTTCGCCGTCCACGAGGGGCGGGTCACCGGCGTGTTCAACCAGCTCAACCCGGCCAAGGTCAGCGAGCTGCCGCCGCTGGGGCCGGACGCCGTTTGGCCGCCGCGCTGGTGA
- a CDS encoding inorganic phosphate transporter: MSPELIAVLAVIAVAMAFDYTNGFHDAANAIATSISTRALTPRIALALAAVGNFVGAHFGAGVAKTVGDGLVTLPTGVESLGVVFAGVLGAIIWNLITWYFGLPSSSSHALFGGLVGATLFAADGIVQWATIIEKVLIPMVLSPVVGLVLGFLVMLAIMWLFRKGQPGKLSRGFRWAQTASAAAMSVGHGMQDAAKTMGIIVLALYTGGFQESKTHIPGWVFWTSAAMLAAGTYAGGWRIIRTLGRKIIDLGPAEGFAAETVASAVLYFNALVLKAPISTTHTITSAIMGVGATKRLSAVRWNVAGNIVIAWIITFPAAAAIACLAYLLVRPLF, translated from the coding sequence GTGAGTCCCGAACTCATCGCCGTGCTGGCGGTGATCGCGGTCGCCATGGCGTTCGACTACACGAACGGCTTCCATGACGCGGCCAACGCGATCGCCACCAGCATCTCGACCCGGGCGCTGACCCCCCGGATCGCGCTCGCGCTGGCCGCCGTCGGCAACTTCGTCGGCGCGCACTTCGGTGCCGGCGTGGCCAAGACGGTCGGCGACGGCCTGGTCACGTTGCCGACCGGGGTGGAGAGCCTCGGCGTGGTCTTCGCCGGCGTTCTCGGCGCGATCATCTGGAACCTGATCACCTGGTACTTCGGCCTGCCCTCGTCCTCCTCGCACGCCCTCTTCGGCGGACTGGTCGGCGCCACCCTGTTCGCCGCCGACGGCATCGTCCAGTGGGCCACCATCATCGAGAAGGTCCTCATCCCGATGGTGCTGTCGCCGGTGGTCGGCCTGGTGCTCGGCTTCCTGGTGATGCTGGCGATCATGTGGCTGTTCCGCAAGGGGCAGCCCGGCAAGCTCAGCCGCGGCTTCCGCTGGGCGCAGACCGCGTCCGCCGCCGCCATGTCGGTCGGCCACGGCATGCAGGACGCCGCCAAGACCATGGGCATCATCGTGCTGGCGCTCTACACCGGTGGCTTCCAGGAGAGCAAGACCCACATCCCGGGCTGGGTCTTCTGGACCTCGGCCGCGATGCTGGCGGCCGGCACGTACGCGGGTGGCTGGCGGATCATCCGGACGCTCGGCCGGAAGATCATCGACCTGGGCCCGGCGGAGGGCTTCGCGGCCGAGACCGTCGCCAGCGCGGTGCTCTACTTCAACGCGCTGGTGCTGAAGGCGCCGATCTCGACCACGCACACGATCACCTCGGCGATCATGGGTGTGGGCGCGACGAAACGGCTGTCCGCGGTGCGCTGGAACGTGGCGGGCAACATCGTGATCGCCTGGATCATCACGTTCCCGGCCGCCGCCGCGATCGCCTGCCTCGCGTACCTGCTGGTCCGGCCGCTGTTCTGA
- a CDS encoding Gfo/Idh/MocA family oxidoreductase — translation MTRWGILATGNIAARFAEDLRLVPDAELVAVGSRTRESAELFARRHDVPRAYASWAELAADPDVDAIYVATPHAAHHEAALACLAGGKAVLVEKPCTLDLPTTTDLVETARARGLFLMEAMWMRTNPLILRVLELIRDGAIGEVTHVRADFGVAGPFPPEHRMRARTLGGGALLDLGVYPLSLAHLVLGVPQHVQAWAKLTPEAVDENTGMVLGWDSGAVATLSCGMVGATAITASITGTTGRIDLPELFFRPAHAVLHRAGAEPETIPADLTGGGYQYEAIEVQRCLAAGLTESPLVPHAATLEVMGLIDDIKARIGVSYA, via the coding sequence ATGACGCGTTGGGGAATCCTGGCCACCGGAAACATCGCCGCTCGCTTCGCCGAGGATCTGCGGCTGGTGCCGGACGCCGAACTGGTGGCGGTCGGCTCGCGTACCCGGGAGAGCGCCGAACTGTTCGCGCGCCGGCACGACGTGCCGCGTGCGTACGCCTCATGGGCGGAACTGGCCGCGGACCCGGACGTGGACGCGATCTACGTGGCCACCCCGCACGCCGCGCACCACGAGGCGGCGCTGGCGTGCCTGGCCGGCGGCAAGGCCGTGCTGGTGGAGAAGCCCTGCACGCTGGACCTGCCGACCACCACCGACCTGGTGGAGACGGCCCGCGCCCGGGGTCTGTTCCTCATGGAGGCCATGTGGATGCGGACCAACCCGCTGATCCTGCGCGTGCTGGAGCTGATCCGCGACGGCGCGATCGGTGAGGTGACGCACGTACGGGCCGACTTCGGCGTGGCCGGGCCGTTCCCGCCGGAGCACCGGATGCGGGCCCGCACGCTCGGCGGCGGCGCGCTGCTCGACCTCGGCGTCTACCCGCTGAGCCTGGCCCACCTGGTGCTCGGCGTGCCGCAGCACGTGCAGGCGTGGGCCAAGCTGACCCCGGAGGCGGTGGACGAGAACACCGGCATGGTGCTCGGCTGGGACTCCGGCGCGGTGGCGACGCTCAGCTGCGGCATGGTCGGCGCGACAGCGATCACCGCGTCGATCACCGGCACCACCGGCCGGATCGACCTGCCCGAGCTGTTCTTCCGGCCGGCGCACGCAGTGCTGCACCGGGCCGGCGCCGAACCGGAGACGATCCCGGCGGACCTGACCGGCGGCGGCTACCAGTACGAGGCGATCGAGGTGCAGCGCTGCCTGGCCGCCGGGCTGACCGAGAGCCCGCTGGTGCCGCACGCCGCCACGCTCGAGGTGATGGGCCTCATCGACGACATCAAGGCCCGGATCGGCGTCTCCTACGCGTGA
- a CDS encoding co-chaperone GroES translates to MTADQSLDAGLPIRLLHDRVLVRTEGAEGERRSTAGIVIPATAAVGKRLAWATAVGVGPNVRAIVAGDRVLFDPDDRSEVELHGRAYVLLRERDVHAVAAERVESTAAGSTGLYL, encoded by the coding sequence GTGACCGCCGACCAGAGTCTCGACGCCGGGCTGCCGATCCGCCTGCTGCACGACCGCGTGCTGGTGCGTACCGAGGGCGCGGAGGGGGAACGCCGTTCGACCGCCGGCATCGTGATCCCCGCGACGGCAGCCGTGGGCAAGCGCCTGGCCTGGGCCACAGCGGTCGGCGTCGGGCCGAACGTCCGCGCGATAGTGGCCGGTGACCGGGTGCTGTTCGACCCGGACGACCGCTCCGAGGTCGAGTTGCACGGCCGGGCATACGTGCTGCTGCGCGAGCGGGACGTGCACGCCGTGGCGGCCGAGCGGGTGGAGAGCACCGCCGCCGGTTCCACCGGTCTCTACCTGTAG
- a CDS encoding DUF402 domain-containing protein translates to MPSDVVRVIYRKYDGSAHRDYPARRLAEDDLGVWLGVPAGTESVYHGRPSVEQIPFVLLVPHHGWWTGMFNPPPRTSEVYCDIATPARWEGGETVHLIDLDLDVVRRRETGLVELRDEDEFAVHRARWGYPDDVVTEAEAASRWLLGALGDGTEPFATSYRKWLALVV, encoded by the coding sequence ATGCCGAGCGATGTGGTCCGCGTGATCTACCGCAAGTACGACGGCAGCGCCCACCGCGACTACCCGGCCCGCCGGCTCGCCGAGGACGACCTCGGCGTCTGGCTCGGCGTGCCCGCCGGCACCGAGTCCGTCTACCACGGCCGCCCGTCCGTCGAGCAGATCCCGTTCGTCCTGCTGGTGCCCCACCACGGCTGGTGGACCGGCATGTTCAACCCGCCGCCGCGCACCAGCGAGGTCTACTGCGACATCGCCACCCCGGCCCGCTGGGAGGGCGGGGAGACCGTCCACCTGATCGACCTCGACCTGGACGTGGTGCGCCGCCGCGAGACCGGCCTGGTCGAGCTGCGCGACGAGGACGAGTTCGCCGTGCACCGGGCCCGCTGGGGCTACCCGGACGACGTGGTCACCGAGGCCGAGGCCGCGTCCCGCTGGCTGCTCGGCGCGCTCGGCGACGGCACCGAGCCGTTCGCCACGTCGTACCGGAAGTGGCTGGCGCTGGTGGTCTGA
- a CDS encoding AI-2E family transporter — translation MGPTLPEVRLSRMERMRGRLRRAYESGREATRTRRAAAEAAEAADGGVATPATPGPPAAPEATVVGAQPPAAMHSSTVSRDDTEVPHALRIAAAWCWRLIVIGIVTWALLKIIGTISIVIIPLTVALLLSALLAPAVGWLLRARLPRSLATAVVLVGGLAAVVGTLTLVVNEFIKGVPELSQKSSEGVRQIQDWFKTGPLHLSDSQLDRYINEAQNWINGNTERFTSGALSTAATLAEVLTGTVLVLFATFFFLRDGNNIWRFLVRLLPVAARWKVDDAGRASWATLGAYVRATVLVAFIDAVGIGIFLVLFDIPFAFPLAALVFLGAFIPIVGAFLSGVVAVLVALVDSGPVTALIILGAVIGVQQVEGHVLQPLIMGRAVAIHPLAVIIGIAAGVVLAGIAGALVAVPLIAVLNTAVRRLAARTVPDTPPDAVVVASQAP, via the coding sequence ATGGGGCCGACTTTGCCGGAGGTGCGCTTGAGCCGCATGGAGCGGATGCGCGGACGGCTCCGCCGTGCGTACGAGTCGGGCCGGGAGGCGACGCGAACCCGGCGGGCCGCGGCGGAGGCGGCGGAGGCGGCGGACGGGGGCGTGGCCACGCCGGCAACCCCGGGGCCGCCCGCCGCGCCGGAAGCGACGGTGGTGGGCGCCCAGCCGCCGGCGGCGATGCACTCCTCGACGGTGAGCCGGGACGACACGGAGGTGCCGCACGCGCTGCGCATCGCCGCCGCGTGGTGCTGGCGCCTGATCGTGATCGGCATCGTCACCTGGGCCCTGCTCAAGATAATCGGCACGATCAGCATCGTGATCATCCCGCTGACCGTCGCGCTGCTGCTCTCCGCGCTGCTCGCACCGGCGGTCGGCTGGCTGCTCCGGGCCCGGCTGCCCCGCTCGCTGGCCACAGCGGTGGTGCTGGTCGGTGGCCTGGCCGCCGTCGTCGGCACGCTGACGCTCGTGGTGAACGAGTTCATCAAGGGCGTACCGGAGCTGAGCCAGAAGTCCTCCGAGGGCGTCCGGCAGATCCAGGACTGGTTCAAGACCGGGCCGCTGCACCTGTCCGACAGCCAGCTCGACCGCTACATCAACGAGGCGCAGAACTGGATCAACGGCAACACCGAGCGGTTCACCAGCGGTGCGCTCAGCACCGCCGCCACGCTCGCCGAGGTGCTCACCGGCACCGTCCTGGTCCTGTTCGCCACGTTCTTCTTCCTGCGCGACGGCAACAACATCTGGCGGTTCCTGGTCCGGCTGCTCCCGGTGGCCGCCCGCTGGAAGGTCGACGACGCCGGTCGCGCGTCCTGGGCGACGCTCGGTGCCTACGTGCGGGCCACAGTCCTCGTGGCCTTCATCGACGCGGTCGGCATCGGCATCTTCCTGGTGCTGTTCGACATCCCGTTCGCGTTCCCGCTGGCCGCACTGGTCTTCCTGGGCGCGTTCATCCCGATCGTCGGTGCGTTCCTGTCCGGCGTGGTGGCCGTGCTGGTGGCGCTGGTCGACAGCGGCCCGGTGACCGCCCTGATCATCCTGGGCGCGGTGATCGGCGTACAGCAGGTCGAGGGCCACGTGCTCCAGCCGCTGATCATGGGCCGCGCGGTGGCCATCCACCCGCTCGCCGTGATCATCGGCATCGCCGCCGGAGTGGTGCTCGCCGGCATCGCCGGCGCGCTGGTCGCGGTGCCGCTGATCGCCGTCCTGAACACCGCGGTGCGGCGGCTCGCCGCGCGTACTGTGCCGGACACCCCGCCGGACGCGGTGGTGGTCGCCTCCCAGGCGCCCTGA
- a CDS encoding DinB family protein yields the protein MIDDFAKQYLHNDLRQIREVLLWKLDGLSEYDVRRPLTASGTNLLGLVKHLSFTEARYFGEVFGRPSPEPLPRWDDPDPDGADMWATEHESREEVLGRYRRVAEHADATIDALAIDAPGHVPWWPRPDVKLFNILVHVVAETNRHAGHADILREQLDGSIGAWAAYAHLEPEPPTLATRRAMIERAARAAADAHG from the coding sequence GTGATCGACGACTTCGCGAAGCAGTACCTGCACAACGACCTGCGCCAGATCCGCGAGGTGCTGTTGTGGAAGCTCGACGGGCTGTCCGAGTACGACGTACGCCGCCCTCTGACCGCCTCCGGCACCAACCTGCTCGGCCTGGTCAAGCACCTGTCGTTCACGGAGGCTCGATACTTCGGCGAGGTGTTCGGCAGACCCTCCCCGGAGCCGCTGCCCCGGTGGGACGACCCGGATCCGGACGGCGCCGACATGTGGGCGACCGAGCACGAGAGCCGCGAGGAGGTGCTCGGCCGCTACCGGCGGGTGGCCGAGCACGCGGACGCGACGATCGACGCCCTCGCCATCGACGCTCCCGGCCACGTGCCGTGGTGGCCCCGCCCGGACGTCAAGTTGTTCAACATCCTGGTCCACGTGGTGGCCGAGACCAACCGGCACGCGGGGCACGCCGACATCCTGCGCGAGCAGCTCGACGGCTCGATCGGGGCGTGGGCCGCGTACGCGCACCTGGAACCCGAACCGCCGACGCTGGCGACGCGGCGGGCGATGATCGAACGGGCCGCCCGGGCCGCCGCCGACGCCCATGGCTGA
- a CDS encoding class I SAM-dependent methyltransferase, with amino-acid sequence MTDLNNQAGYWNSKGAAKTFGHPVALSWLNGIDRRARVLDYGCGYGRLAGLLVQQGFENVEGVDVAPRLVSRAKKEQPGARFTVLTNPPQLDQQADSVDLVLLFAVLTCIPDDAGQRELVTELRRVLRPGGLIYVSDLCLQEDHRNRSRYERFAAKYGTYGIFETDDGAVFRHHTTDWLDHLFGDFHLVASREVAVETMNGRPARASQRLVSTPQPGASRAGRDGTGDA; translated from the coding sequence ATGACGGATCTCAACAACCAGGCGGGGTATTGGAACTCCAAGGGTGCCGCGAAGACTTTCGGCCACCCGGTCGCACTTTCGTGGCTGAACGGCATCGATCGGCGGGCACGCGTTCTCGACTACGGGTGCGGTTACGGCCGGCTGGCAGGGCTGCTCGTGCAGCAGGGCTTCGAGAATGTCGAGGGGGTGGATGTCGCGCCCCGTCTCGTCAGCCGGGCCAAGAAGGAGCAGCCCGGCGCGCGATTCACGGTTCTCACCAATCCTCCGCAGCTCGACCAGCAGGCGGACAGCGTCGACCTGGTGCTGCTGTTCGCGGTGTTGACGTGCATACCCGACGACGCCGGACAGCGGGAGCTGGTGACCGAGCTGCGTCGGGTGCTACGGCCGGGCGGGCTCATCTATGTCAGTGACCTGTGCCTGCAGGAGGATCACCGTAACCGTTCCCGGTACGAACGATTCGCAGCCAAGTACGGCACCTACGGGATCTTCGAGACCGACGACGGGGCGGTGTTCCGGCACCACACCACCGACTGGCTGGACCATCTGTTCGGCGATTTCCATCTCGTCGCCAGCCGCGAGGTCGCGGTGGAGACGATGAACGGCCGTCCGGCCCGGGCGAGCCAGCGGTTGGTGTCCACGCCGCAGCCCGGAGCATCCAGGGCCGGGCGCGATGGCACGGGCGACGCCTGA
- a CDS encoding ATP-dependent DNA helicase produces the protein MTPSRTATGPAVPKKRRGGRAGAGELLAAAVGAVPGGATRPGQQQMAEAIEQSIVSGEHLLVQAGTGTGKSLAYLAPALTVDGPVVVSTATLALQSQLVEHDLPRLADAVEPVLGRRPTFAVLKGRHHYLCLARLDSSVEDEPDDALFDAPRPGNGGTKWLGEAGRLGKQVQRLRDWAEETATGDRDELDPGVDDQVWRSVSMPARECVGASRCPFGQECFAEASRARAREADIVVTNHSLLAVDMLAGRHIVPPHKLLVVDEAHELADRVSSAAQAELVPELIDRSTRRARPLLRPDVAERLTEAGDALAVGLAEAPAGRLTAGLPPALREACTLLDSATRAALEAIGDVKSDDPDPVRKQQAKAVLDELSTTAQRLLEEADHDVAWVEKPDNGSRRALVVAPLSVAGTLATHLYDERTVVATSATLALGGRFDTVARALGLDAPPPAPPSPAAAALATAAAAGRSPVTPPVAATEGSRASIGTVPATEGPGWSSLDVGSPFDYARQGILYVAAHLPRPSVSGLPGPAGEELLALVEALGGRTLGLFSSRRAAQQAAELVRARTDLPVLLQGEEALPLLVRRFREVRESCLFGVMSLWQGVDVPGDACQLVVIDRLPFPRPDEPLAAARAAAVDAGGGSGFAAVSVPIAAVRLAQGVGRLIRATGDRGVVAVLDSRLETARGYGPFLRRSLPPFWYTTRPEVARGALERLAKS, from the coding sequence GTGACCCCGTCCCGCACCGCCACCGGCCCGGCCGTCCCGAAGAAGCGCCGAGGTGGCCGCGCCGGTGCCGGGGAGCTTCTGGCCGCCGCGGTCGGCGCGGTTCCCGGCGGCGCGACCCGGCCGGGTCAGCAGCAGATGGCCGAGGCGATCGAGCAGAGCATCGTCTCCGGCGAGCACCTTCTCGTGCAGGCCGGCACCGGCACCGGCAAGTCCCTGGCCTACCTCGCTCCGGCGCTGACCGTGGACGGGCCGGTGGTGGTCTCCACCGCCACGCTGGCGTTGCAGTCCCAGCTCGTCGAGCACGACCTGCCCCGGCTGGCGGACGCGGTCGAGCCGGTGCTGGGCCGCCGCCCCACGTTCGCCGTGCTGAAGGGGCGCCACCACTACCTGTGCCTGGCCCGGCTGGACAGCTCGGTCGAGGACGAACCGGACGACGCGCTGTTCGACGCCCCACGCCCCGGCAACGGCGGCACCAAGTGGCTCGGTGAGGCGGGCCGCCTGGGCAAGCAGGTGCAGCGGCTGCGGGACTGGGCCGAGGAGACCGCCACCGGCGACCGGGACGAGCTGGACCCGGGCGTGGACGACCAGGTGTGGCGCAGCGTCTCCATGCCGGCCCGGGAGTGCGTCGGCGCGAGCCGCTGCCCGTTCGGGCAGGAGTGCTTCGCGGAGGCGTCCCGGGCGCGCGCCCGCGAGGCCGACATCGTGGTCACCAACCACAGCCTGCTCGCCGTCGACATGCTCGCCGGGCGCCACATCGTGCCGCCGCACAAGCTGCTCGTGGTCGACGAGGCGCACGAGCTGGCCGACCGGGTCTCGTCGGCCGCCCAGGCCGAGCTGGTGCCGGAGTTGATCGACAGGTCCACCCGGCGGGCCCGGCCGCTGCTGCGCCCGGACGTGGCCGAACGGCTCACCGAGGCCGGTGACGCGCTGGCGGTGGGGCTGGCCGAGGCACCGGCCGGGCGGCTCACCGCCGGTCTGCCGCCGGCGCTGCGCGAGGCGTGCACGCTGCTGGACTCGGCGACCCGGGCCGCGCTGGAGGCGATCGGCGACGTGAAGTCCGACGACCCCGACCCGGTCCGCAAGCAGCAGGCCAAGGCCGTGCTGGACGAGCTGTCCACCACCGCCCAGCGGCTGCTGGAGGAGGCCGACCACGACGTCGCCTGGGTCGAGAAGCCGGACAACGGCAGCCGCCGGGCGCTCGTCGTCGCGCCGCTGTCGGTGGCGGGCACGCTCGCCACCCACCTGTACGACGAGCGCACAGTGGTCGCCACCTCGGCGACGCTGGCGCTGGGCGGGCGTTTCGACACGGTGGCCCGGGCGCTGGGGCTGGACGCGCCGCCGCCCGCACCGCCGTCCCCGGCCGCCGCCGCGCTGGCGACAGCCGCCGCCGCGGGCCGGTCCCCGGTCACGCCGCCGGTGGCCGCCACCGAGGGCAGCCGGGCGTCGATCGGCACCGTACCGGCCACCGAGGGGCCGGGCTGGAGTTCGCTCGACGTCGGCTCGCCGTTCGACTACGCCCGGCAGGGCATCCTGTACGTCGCCGCGCACCTACCCCGCCCCAGCGTCTCCGGGCTGCCCGGCCCGGCAGGTGAGGAGTTGCTGGCGCTGGTCGAGGCGCTCGGTGGTCGTACCCTCGGGCTCTTCTCGTCGCGACGGGCCGCGCAGCAAGCGGCGGAGCTGGTCCGCGCGCGGACCGACCTGCCGGTGCTGCTCCAGGGCGAGGAGGCACTGCCGCTGCTGGTACGCCGGTTCCGCGAGGTGCGGGAGAGCTGCCTGTTCGGGGTAATGTCGCTCTGGCAGGGGGTGGACGTGCCGGGCGACGCCTGCCAGCTCGTGGTGATCGACAGGTTGCCGTTCCCCCGCCCGGACGAGCCGCTCGCGGCAGCGCGGGCGGCGGCGGTGGACGCCGGTGGCGGCTCGGGTTTCGCGGCGGTGAGCGTGCCGATCGCGGCGGTGCGGCTGGCCCAGGGCGTCGGCCGGCTGATCCGGGCCACCGGCGACCGGGGCGTGGTGGCGGTGCTCGACTCGCGGCTGGAGACGGCTCGCGGGTACGGCCCGTTCCTGCGCCGCTCGCTGCCGCCGTTCTGGTACACCACCCGTCCCGAGGTGGCCCGGGGCGCGCTGGAACGGCTCGCCAAGAGCTGA
- a CDS encoding DUF47 family protein translates to MKFSFRPTEGAFYELFTRAAQNLVKGTDLLNELGLPGADVQSISERLTDIEHDSDQITHELYKKINSTFITPFDREDIYRLGSLLDDVMDHLEAVGNLLYLYGLTKLPSLPRELHELVNVLDLQAKLTAEAMPRLKSMKDLEDYWIECNRLENDGDQAYRMLLVRLFSGEYDALTVLKMKEVADELEAACDAFEHVANTVETIAVKES, encoded by the coding sequence GTGAAGTTTTCCTTCCGTCCCACCGAGGGCGCCTTCTACGAGCTCTTCACCAGGGCTGCGCAGAACCTGGTGAAGGGGACCGACCTGCTCAACGAGCTGGGTCTGCCCGGTGCCGACGTGCAGTCGATCAGCGAGCGGCTGACTGACATCGAGCACGACAGCGACCAGATCACGCACGAGCTGTACAAGAAGATCAACTCCACGTTCATCACGCCGTTCGACCGCGAGGACATCTACCGGCTGGGCTCGCTGCTCGACGACGTGATGGACCACCTGGAGGCGGTCGGCAACCTCCTCTACCTGTACGGCCTGACCAAGCTCCCGTCGCTTCCGCGCGAGCTGCACGAGCTGGTGAACGTGCTCGACCTGCAGGCCAAGCTCACCGCCGAGGCGATGCCCCGGCTGAAGTCGATGAAGGATCTCGAGGACTACTGGATCGAGTGCAACCGGCTCGAGAACGACGGCGACCAGGCGTACCGGATGCTGCTGGTACGCCTCTTCTCCGGTGAGTACGACGCGCTCACGGTGCTGAAGATGAAGGAGGTGGCCGACGAGCTGGAGGCCGCCTGCGACGCCTTCGAGCACGTCGCGAACACCGTCGAGACCATCGCGGTCAAGGAGTCCTGA